The following coding sequences lie in one Sphingobium sp. KCTC 72723 genomic window:
- a CDS encoding SDR family NAD(P)-dependent oxidoreductase, whose protein sequence is MNINGLSAIVTGGASGLGKATAAMLAAQGAKVTIFDLNEEAGQAAAKALGIVHVAVNVADDASVTAGLDAAESAHGVARILVNCAGIAPAVKTVGKENAPHPLDTFAKTVTVNLIGTFNVISKFAARLAGAEEIEGERGVIVNTASVAAYDGQIGQAAYAASKGGVVGMTLPIARDLAQHKIRVMTIAPGIFLTPMLEAFPQHVQDALGAMVPHPSRLGKPAEYAQLVESIVRNPMLNGNVIRLDGAIRMAPR, encoded by the coding sequence ATGAATATCAATGGTTTATCAGCCATCGTTACCGGCGGTGCTTCGGGCCTTGGCAAGGCGACGGCCGCCATGTTGGCGGCGCAGGGCGCCAAAGTCACCATCTTCGATTTGAATGAAGAAGCGGGGCAGGCGGCTGCAAAAGCGCTCGGCATTGTCCATGTCGCTGTCAATGTTGCGGACGATGCCAGCGTAACCGCCGGTCTGGACGCTGCGGAATCCGCCCATGGCGTCGCCCGCATCCTCGTCAACTGCGCGGGCATCGCGCCAGCGGTCAAGACCGTGGGCAAGGAAAACGCCCCCCATCCGCTCGACACCTTCGCCAAGACGGTCACGGTCAACCTGATCGGCACTTTCAACGTCATTTCCAAATTCGCCGCCCGCCTCGCTGGCGCGGAAGAGATTGAGGGCGAACGCGGCGTCATCGTCAACACCGCCTCGGTCGCGGCCTATGATGGCCAGATCGGGCAGGCTGCCTATGCCGCGTCGAAGGGCGGCGTCGTCGGCATGACCCTGCCGATCGCGCGCGACCTGGCCCAACACAAGATCCGCGTCATGACGATCGCGCCGGGCATCTTCCTGACCCCCATGCTCGAAGCCTTCCCCCAGCATGTGCAGGATGCCCTGGGCGCGATGGTCCCGCACCCCAGCCGCCTCGGCAAGCCTGCCGAATATGCGCAACTGGTCGAATCCATCGTCCGCAATCCCATGCTGAATGGCAACGTCATCCGCCTCGACGGCGCGATCCGCATGGCCCCGCGCTGA
- a CDS encoding enoyl-CoA hydratase/isomerase family protein: MDGIGLAVADGIATITLDRAEAGNAITLPLARSLLAAAIRCQTDDAIRCIVLTGNGRLFCAGGDVQLLAGAGDNRAQVLSELIATFHAAVQRLARAPKPLVTLVNGPAAGAGFSLAILGDVVIGARSAHFTAAYGAIGLTPDGGLSWLLPRLVGLRRAQDIILTNRRIKADEAEAIGLVTRIVDDEALAAEGMKVATALANAPVAALAASRALLADSFETGFEAQLDRELRSMAIAGSGRESEEGLSALIARRPANFRGA; encoded by the coding sequence ATGGACGGCATCGGCCTTGCCGTTGCGGACGGGATCGCCACGATCACGCTCGACCGGGCGGAGGCTGGCAATGCCATCACGCTGCCGCTCGCCCGGTCGCTGCTCGCCGCCGCGATCCGCTGCCAGACGGACGATGCCATTCGCTGCATCGTCCTGACCGGCAATGGCCGCCTGTTCTGCGCGGGCGGCGACGTGCAATTGCTCGCCGGGGCTGGCGACAATCGCGCGCAGGTTTTGAGCGAACTCATCGCCACCTTCCACGCCGCCGTTCAGCGCCTCGCCCGCGCGCCCAAGCCGTTGGTCACGCTGGTCAACGGTCCCGCCGCTGGCGCGGGGTTCAGCCTCGCCATATTGGGTGACGTAGTGATCGGCGCACGATCGGCCCATTTCACGGCAGCTTATGGCGCGATCGGCCTCACCCCGGACGGTGGCCTCAGCTGGCTGCTCCCGCGCCTCGTCGGCCTGCGCCGGGCGCAGGACATCATCCTGACCAACCGCCGGATCAAGGCGGACGAAGCGGAAGCGATCGGCCTCGTCACCCGCATCGTCGATGACGAAGCGCTGGCCGCAGAAGGCATGAAAGTCGCCACGGCCCTCGCCAACGCGCCCGTCGCCGCGCTGGCGGCATCGCGCGCGCTGCTGGCCGACAGTTTCGAAACCGGCTTCGAAGCGCAACTGGACCGTGAATTGCGGTCCATGGCGATCGCCGGTTCGGGCCGCGAAAGTGAAGAAGGGCTAAGCGCACTCATCGCCAGACGCCCGGCCAATTTCAGAGGAGCATGA
- a CDS encoding acetyl-CoA C-acetyltransferase, protein MAQAYIVEAVRTAGGRARKGGLIDVHPADLGANILNALVDRTGIDPAAIEDVIVGCVSQAGEQSFAFGRNLVLASRLPDNVPAVTIDRQCGSSQQALHFAAQAIMSGTQDLVIAAGAESMTRVPMGSNYQLHAAAGLGVGPWPKSIQNRYGIAEFSQFHGAQAIANKYGFTREDMDAFALTSHAKAAAAIDSGAFAKEIIGVATPDGLFDTDDGVRRGGTMEAMASVKTLEEGGTITAANASQMTDGASGVLVASEAAIKRFNLTPIARIVNLTVTAGDPVIMLEEPIPATQKAFARSGLSLDDIDLFEVNEAFAAIPMAWLKAIGADPAKLNVNGGAIALGHPLGASGTRLMTTLIHALKARGQRYGLQTMCEGGGIANVTIVEAL, encoded by the coding sequence ATGGCACAAGCCTATATCGTCGAAGCCGTCCGTACCGCCGGTGGCCGCGCCCGCAAGGGCGGCCTGATCGACGTGCATCCCGCCGACCTTGGCGCAAATATCCTCAACGCACTGGTCGACCGCACCGGCATCGACCCGGCAGCGATAGAGGATGTCATCGTCGGCTGCGTCAGCCAGGCGGGCGAACAGAGCTTCGCCTTTGGCCGCAACCTCGTCCTCGCCTCGCGCCTGCCCGACAACGTGCCTGCCGTCACGATCGACCGTCAGTGCGGCTCCTCGCAACAGGCGCTGCATTTCGCGGCGCAGGCGATCATGTCCGGGACGCAGGATCTGGTGATCGCGGCGGGCGCGGAAAGCATGACCCGGGTGCCGATGGGGTCCAATTATCAACTCCATGCCGCCGCTGGCCTGGGCGTCGGGCCATGGCCCAAAAGCATCCAGAACCGCTATGGTATCGCCGAATTCAGCCAGTTTCACGGCGCGCAGGCGATCGCCAACAAATATGGCTTCACCCGTGAGGATATGGACGCCTTCGCGCTGACCAGCCATGCCAAGGCCGCTGCCGCAATCGATTCCGGCGCTTTCGCCAAAGAGATTATCGGCGTCGCCACGCCCGATGGCCTGTTCGACACGGACGATGGCGTGCGGCGCGGCGGCACAATGGAAGCGATGGCCAGCGTCAAGACGCTGGAGGAGGGCGGCACCATCACCGCCGCCAATGCCAGCCAGATGACCGACGGCGCTTCGGGCGTGCTGGTGGCGAGCGAAGCCGCGATCAAGCGCTTCAACCTCACCCCCATCGCCCGCATCGTCAACCTGACCGTCACGGCGGGCGACCCGGTCATCATGCTGGAAGAACCCATCCCCGCCACGCAAAAGGCGTTTGCCCGCTCCGGCCTGTCGCTCGACGACATCGACCTGTTCGAAGTCAACGAAGCCTTCGCCGCCATCCCCATGGCCTGGCTCAAGGCCATCGGCGCGGACCCCGCAAAGCTCAACGTCAACGGCGGCGCCATCGCGCTGGGCCATCCGCTCGGCGCCAGCGGCACACGGCTGATGACCACGCTCATCCACGCGCTCAAGGCACGCGGCCAGCGCTACGGCCTGCAAACCATGTGCGAAGGCGGCGGCATTGCCAATGTGACCATCGTGGAGGCATTGTAA
- a CDS encoding NAD(P)H-dependent flavin oxidoreductase produces the protein MALKTRFTDLVGIEHPIVQGGMMWVGRAELAAAVSNAGGLGILTALTQPTPDDLRREIDRCRTMTDKPFGVNLTILPSVNPPPYAEYRRAIIDSGVTIVETAGHKPQEHVEDLKAHDVIVIHKCTAVRHALSAERMGVDAISIDGFECAGHPGEDDIPGLILIPAAADRLKIPMIASGGFGDGRGLAAALALGADGINMGTRFCATVEAPIHQNVKQFLVDNDERGTNLIFRKFHNTGRVAKNSVSDQVVAISARDGAVFQDIQPLVSGAKGRIALETGDLEAGLVWAGQIQGLIHDIPTCEALIARIVADAQAIISGRLNAMLTADLVAA, from the coding sequence ATGGCGCTCAAGACCCGCTTCACCGATCTGGTCGGGATCGAACATCCCATCGTGCAGGGCGGCATGATGTGGGTCGGCCGCGCGGAACTGGCCGCTGCCGTTTCCAATGCCGGTGGCCTTGGCATCCTGACCGCGCTGACCCAGCCGACGCCGGACGATCTGCGCCGCGAAATCGACCGTTGCCGCACGATGACCGACAAGCCGTTCGGCGTGAACCTGACCATCCTGCCATCGGTTAACCCGCCGCCCTATGCCGAATATCGCCGCGCGATCATCGACAGCGGCGTGACCATCGTGGAAACGGCGGGCCACAAGCCGCAGGAACATGTCGAAGATTTGAAGGCGCATGACGTCATCGTCATCCACAAATGCACCGCCGTCCGCCACGCTTTGTCGGCCGAGCGCATGGGCGTGGACGCCATCTCCATCGACGGCTTCGAATGTGCGGGCCATCCGGGCGAGGACGATATTCCCGGCCTGATCCTGATCCCGGCAGCCGCCGACCGGCTGAAAATCCCGATGATCGCCAGTGGCGGTTTTGGCGACGGGCGCGGCCTTGCCGCTGCGCTGGCGCTCGGCGCGGACGGCATCAACATGGGAACCCGCTTCTGCGCCACGGTCGAAGCGCCGATCCACCAGAATGTGAAGCAGTTTCTGGTCGACAATGACGAGCGCGGCACCAACCTCATCTTCCGCAAATTCCACAATACGGGCCGCGTCGCGAAGAACAGCGTGTCCGATCAGGTGGTCGCAATCTCTGCGCGGGATGGCGCGGTGTTTCAGGACATTCAGCCGCTCGTATCCGGTGCGAAGGGCCGGATCGCGCTGGAAACCGGAGATCTCGAAGCGGGCTTGGTCTGGGCCGGGCAGATACAGGGATTGATCCACGACATCCCGACCTGTGAAGCGCTGATCGCCCGCATCGTCGCTGACGCGCAAGCGATCATCAGCGGACGGCTGAACGCCATGCTGACCGCTGATCTGGTCGCGGCCTGA